CAAGCGTAATGCTGTTGCAGAGGACGGCAAGCGTAAAACAGAGCTTATCAATCCGTGGAATGATAATGTTATTACGCTTAAGCCTGCTGGCAAGATTGGAGAGGTACAACCTGCATTTGAGGACAATGCTATCATTGAAGAGCCAAACGTGCAGTACACAGATGCTGGTAACGGTATGCGTATTGCCAAGTGGCAAACTGGCGAAAGCACAGGGCAAAAGGCAGGAGAGTACACGCAAGCAAGCTGGAGAGCGTTGCCTATTATTACGGAAATTGACAGCATTGTCAACTACCAAGTAAGAGGACTTTAATAACAAGCATTCGGTATGACAAATTTAGAGGCTATATATTGCGAGGTTAAACCATATTGTACAGATGAGTATGAGCTTGAGTTTGAAAAAGCATTGTTATCTGCTTGCAAAAGAGCAGGGGTAACAGCTGGCATAAAGGACGAATATACGCCCGATAATGAGCGTTTAATTGCACTGGCTGCCATATTCACACTCCAAAAGTATATTACTCTAACCTCCGAGAAAGAGGGCGAATACTCGCAAAGCTATAACGAAAAGCTCAAAGATAGGATTTTATTCCTCTGCAACAGCAACGGTATAGATGCCTCCGAGTTTGTCCCCGATGCAGTTATTACGCTCTCACACGCTTCTAATATGTTTTAATTATGGGAGGTAGATACAGAGATTTACTGGAAATAGAGCAAGTAGAGGCTCAAACTCGTAATGAGGTTGGCGATTTGGTAGGCGGTAATCCTATTTGGGTAACTCTCTCTAAGTGCAGAGAAGAACCTGCTAAGGCTGGTGCAGTACTTTCAACAGTAAACGCAAAAGCCATTGAATACAGCTCTAATATATTTCTCCCCAAACACTCCCCAAACGTGCCTCTCAATGCACGTGTAAGAGTATTAAGTGAGGCAGGAGAGGTTCAAGTCGTAGGCTCTGTATTACGCTACAAAAAATACCAACACTATGCCAAAATATGGGTTTAAGGCTAATTTCGGTAAGGACGATGTACACAGCTCTATCAGCCAGTATGCTTTACGCATACACCGTGCATTGGAGGTTACAATGCAGTATATTGGCGAACAATGTGTAAGCATTGCAAGAGAGAAAGGAACGTACAACGACATTACAGGTAATTTGCGCAACTCAATAGGCTATGTACTGGTACGTAATGGAGATATTATTTGCAAAAATTTTGAGGAGCGTGTACAAAGCAAGATTGTTTCTGCTGTTAATAACAGTGGCATTTTAGAGGGGCAAGCATTAGCAGAGGAGCTGGCAACCAAATATACAAAGGGCTATGTGCTGATTGTGGTAGCTGGTATGCACTATGCTCATTATGTTGAGAGCCTTAACAAAGATGTGCTGGATAGCGCAGAGAGATACGCCTTGCAAAAAATACCAACCATATTGAAAGATTTGAAGAAGCAGATTTACAAGGTAGCTTTATAAGATGGCAAATAAAAATGTAGATAAAATAGTGTTGCGGAAAGGGATGCAGTTTAACACCGTACAGAACGATATTCTGTATGTGGTATTAAACAACTCTAAGCTGGCAAAGGAGCTTACAGGCGTAATAAAGAAAAGCCAAAAACCTGTACGCACACAGCCACCAAAGGTTGAAGACTGCACCATTAGCAGCCTCTCTATTGAGAGTGGCACAGTGCAATTAGGCACAAGCAACGTAAACATCTATG
The Prevotella sp. HUN102 genome window above contains:
- a CDS encoding DUF6706 family protein, with the translated sequence MTNLEAIYCEVKPYCTDEYELEFEKALLSACKRAGVTAGIKDEYTPDNERLIALAAIFTLQKYITLTSEKEGEYSQSYNEKLKDRILFLCNSNGIDASEFVPDAVITLSHASNMF